One Dietzia sp. JS16-p6b genomic window carries:
- the frr gene encoding ribosome recycling factor produces MIDDTLLEAEEKMEKAVERVRDELAAIRTGRANPGMFNRVLCEYYGTLTPITQMASVSVPEPRMLIIKPYEMSQIGPIENAIRNSDLGVNPTNDGQVLRVTVPQLTEERRRDLVRQAKAKAEDGRIAVRGVRRKAMDELKRIVKDGEAGEDEVNAAEKELDKLTHRFVADVDELVKGKEGDLMEV; encoded by the coding sequence ATGATCGACGACACCCTGCTCGAGGCCGAGGAGAAGATGGAGAAGGCCGTCGAGCGCGTCCGTGACGAACTCGCGGCCATCCGCACCGGTCGCGCCAACCCCGGCATGTTCAACCGGGTGCTCTGCGAGTACTACGGGACCCTGACCCCCATCACCCAGATGGCCAGTGTCTCGGTTCCCGAACCCCGGATGCTCATCATCAAGCCGTACGAGATGTCCCAGATCGGGCCGATCGAGAACGCCATCCGCAATTCCGATCTCGGCGTCAATCCGACCAACGACGGTCAGGTCCTCCGCGTGACGGTTCCGCAACTCACCGAGGAGCGTCGTCGCGACCTCGTCAGACAGGCCAAGGCCAAGGCGGAGGACGGCCGCATCGCAGTGCGCGGGGTCCGTCGAAAGGCGATGGACGAACTCAAGCGCATCGTCAAGGACGGCGAGGCCGGCGAGGACGAGGTCAACGCCGCCGAGAAGGAGCTCGACAAGCTCACCCACCGCTTCGTGGCCGACGTGGACGAGCTCGTCAAGGGCAAGGAAGGCGACCTCATGGAGGTCTGA
- the pyrH gene encoding UMP kinase yields the protein MTDPRDGYRRVMLKLGGEMFGGGGVGIDPDVVQSVARQIAEVSRTGAQIAIVIGGGNFFRGAQLQQRGLDRARSDYMGMLGTVMNCLALQDFLEQEGVSTRVQTAIHMGQVAEPYIPLRAERHLEKGRVVIFGAGMGMPYFSTDTTAAQRALEIKAEVLLMAKAVDGIYSDDPRTNPDAELFTRIEHRECLEQGLKVADTTAFSLCMDNKMPILVFNLLTEGNIARAVAGEEIGTLVSSPA from the coding sequence ATGACCGACCCGCGGGACGGCTACAGACGTGTGATGCTCAAGCTGGGCGGAGAGATGTTCGGCGGGGGCGGCGTGGGGATCGATCCCGATGTGGTCCAGTCGGTCGCGAGGCAGATCGCCGAGGTCTCCCGCACGGGTGCGCAGATCGCGATCGTCATCGGCGGCGGGAACTTCTTCCGCGGCGCCCAGTTGCAGCAGCGTGGTCTCGACCGTGCGCGCAGCGACTACATGGGGATGCTCGGCACCGTGATGAACTGCCTGGCGCTCCAGGACTTCCTCGAGCAGGAGGGCGTGTCGACCCGGGTGCAGACCGCGATCCACATGGGACAGGTCGCGGAACCGTACATCCCCCTCCGTGCCGAGCGACATCTGGAGAAGGGACGGGTGGTGATCTTCGGCGCGGGCATGGGGATGCCGTACTTCTCCACCGACACCACCGCCGCCCAACGCGCGCTCGAGATCAAAGCGGAGGTGCTGTTGATGGCGAAGGCCGTCGACGGGATCTACTCCGACGACCCGCGGACCAACCCCGACGCCGAACTGTTCACGCGGATCGAGCACCGCGAGTGCCTGGAACAGGGACTGAAGGTCGCCGACACCACCGCGTTCAGTCTCTGTATGGACAACAAGATGCCGATCCTGGTCTTCAACCTCCTCACCGAGGGCAACATTGCGCGCGCGGTCGCCGGTGAGGAGATCGGAACCCTCGTCAGCAGCCCGGCCTGA
- the tsf gene encoding translation elongation factor Ts: MANYTAADVKRLRELTGSGMMDCKKALEETDGDFDKAVEVLRIKGAKDVGKRAERTTAEGLVAVKDGVMIELNSETDFVAKSAEFIALADRIVAVAAAQGISDLDALNNADLDGSTVADAVVSFSAKSGEKLVLRRVGKLDGPVAVYLHKRSSDLPPAVGVLVAYEGQGEAAEAAARSAAMQIAALKAQYVSRDEVPADIVAKEREIAEATAREEGKPEQALQKIVEGRLNGFYKDVVLLDQPSVTDSKKTVGALLSEAGATVTAFLRFEVGQA; this comes from the coding sequence ATGGCGAACTACACCGCTGCCGACGTCAAGCGTCTGCGTGAGCTCACCGGCTCCGGGATGATGGACTGCAAGAAGGCACTCGAGGAGACCGACGGCGACTTCGACAAGGCCGTCGAGGTCCTGCGCATCAAGGGCGCCAAGGACGTGGGCAAGCGTGCTGAGCGCACCACCGCCGAGGGCCTGGTCGCCGTCAAGGACGGCGTCATGATCGAGCTCAACTCCGAGACGGACTTCGTCGCGAAGAGCGCCGAGTTCATCGCGCTGGCCGACAGGATCGTCGCCGTCGCCGCAGCACAGGGCATCTCCGATCTCGATGCGCTCAACAATGCCGACCTCGACGGGTCGACGGTCGCCGACGCGGTGGTCTCGTTCTCCGCCAAGTCGGGCGAGAAGCTGGTCCTGCGTCGAGTGGGCAAGCTCGACGGCCCGGTCGCCGTGTACCTCCACAAGCGCTCCTCCGACCTCCCGCCGGCGGTCGGCGTCCTAGTGGCCTACGAGGGCCAGGGCGAGGCCGCGGAGGCGGCCGCCCGCTCGGCCGCCATGCAGATCGCCGCACTCAAGGCGCAGTACGTCTCACGCGACGAGGTGCCCGCCGACATCGTGGCCAAGGAGCGCGAGATCGCGGAGGCCACCGCCCGCGAGGAGGGCAAGCCGGAGCAGGCTCTGCAGAAGATCGTCGAGGGTCGTCTGAACGGCTTCTACAAGGACGTCGTCCTGCTGGACCAGCCGTCGGTCACCGACAGCAAGAAGACCGTCGGCGCGCTCCTGTCCGAGGCGGGTGCCACGGTGACCGCGTTCCTCCGCTTCGAGGTCGGCCAGGCCTGA
- the rpsB gene encoding 30S ribosomal protein S2 encodes MAVISMKQLLDAGAHFGHQTRRWNPKMRRFIFTDRNGIYIIDLQQTLTYIDQAYEFVKETVAHGGTVLFVGTKKQAQEAIAEEAAKVGMPYVNQRWLGGMLTNFQTVHQRLIRLKELEAMEQSGGFEGRTKKEILMLTREMTKLARTLGGMRDMTKVPSVVWIVDTNKEHIAVGEARKLNIPVVALLDTNCDPDLVDYPIPANDDAIRSVSVLTRVIASAVAEGLKARSQAGKATGEEAEPLAEWEAEQLDQVTGTAAAEGAESPAQVTGTESPVAEAPEADPQEIAAATSEAPAPEA; translated from the coding sequence ATGGCAGTCATCTCCATGAAGCAGCTGCTCGACGCAGGTGCCCACTTCGGCCACCAGACCCGTCGCTGGAACCCGAAGATGCGGCGGTTCATCTTCACCGACCGCAACGGCATCTACATCATCGACCTGCAGCAGACCCTGACGTACATCGACCAGGCGTACGAGTTCGTCAAGGAGACCGTCGCCCACGGTGGCACCGTCCTGTTCGTCGGCACCAAGAAGCAGGCCCAGGAGGCCATCGCCGAGGAGGCCGCCAAGGTCGGTATGCCGTACGTCAACCAGCGGTGGCTGGGCGGCATGCTCACCAACTTCCAGACCGTGCACCAGCGCCTCATCCGCCTCAAGGAGCTCGAGGCGATGGAGCAGTCGGGCGGGTTCGAGGGCCGCACCAAGAAGGAGATTCTCATGCTCACGCGTGAGATGACCAAGCTGGCGCGCACCCTCGGCGGTATGCGCGACATGACCAAGGTGCCGTCCGTCGTGTGGATCGTCGACACCAACAAGGAGCACATCGCGGTCGGCGAGGCACGCAAGCTCAACATCCCGGTCGTCGCCCTGCTCGACACGAACTGTGATCCCGACCTGGTGGACTACCCGATCCCGGCCAACGACGACGCGATCCGTTCGGTCAGCGTCCTGACCCGGGTCATCGCCTCCGCCGTCGCCGAGGGTCTCAAGGCCCGCTCCCAGGCCGGCAAGGCCACCGGCGAGGAGGCCGAGCCGCTCGCCGAGTGGGAGGCCGAGCAGCTCGACCAGGTCACCGGCACCGCCGCGGCCGAGGGCGCCGAGTCGCCCGCCCAGGTCACCGGCACCGAGTCCCCTGTGGCCGAGGCCCCCGAGGCCGACCCGCAGGAGATCGCCGCCGCGACCTCCGAGGCTCCGGCCCCCGAGGCCTGA
- a CDS encoding M23 family metallopeptidase, with protein MGSTSPATATTPARPARASTVVSAAAVVAVVGLLVVAPRAAAVPEPPRRDLRGPLPGPVSAVRPFDPPAQRWLSGHRGVDLAAPPLAVIRAPAGGTVVFAGAVGGRPVLSIEHGAGLRTTYEPVRATVRTGDDVATGDTVGHLLAGHAGCPVHACLHWGARVASGGPAGDDDYIDPLSLLSVHDRPIRLKPTLPGDGAG; from the coding sequence ATGGGATCCACGAGTCCGGCCACCGCGACGACACCTGCACGCCCGGCCCGGGCGTCCACTGTCGTGTCCGCAGCGGCAGTGGTGGCAGTGGTCGGGCTGCTGGTCGTGGCCCCCCGGGCCGCGGCGGTCCCGGAACCACCGCGCCGGGATCTGAGGGGGCCGCTTCCCGGGCCGGTGTCGGCGGTCAGGCCCTTCGACCCTCCCGCTCAGCGATGGCTGTCGGGGCACCGGGGGGTCGACCTGGCGGCGCCGCCCCTCGCGGTCATCCGCGCACCCGCTGGCGGCACCGTGGTGTTCGCGGGCGCCGTGGGCGGTCGTCCGGTGCTCTCGATCGAACACGGTGCGGGGCTCCGCACGACCTACGAACCGGTCCGGGCCACCGTGCGCACCGGGGACGACGTCGCCACCGGGGACACGGTGGGACATCTCCTCGCCGGCCACGCAGGGTGTCCCGTTCACGCGTGTCTGCACTGGGGCGCGCGCGTCGCCTCGGGCGGGCCTGCGGGTGACGACGACTACATCGACCCGCTGAGCCTTCTCTCGGTCCACGACCGGCCGATCCGCCTCAAGCCGACCCTGCCCGGGGACGGGGCCGGATGA
- a CDS encoding tyrosine recombinase XerC, translated as MGNNAGAKDGRGSLPPALEVVVDGYVTDLRTGRSRSEATARSYRSDVRALLAHLGSDGDGPDTAADLAGSLTLPALRGWLAAQVGAGAARSTIARRVAAARSFSTWAFRRGVLPTDVAARLEAPRARRHLPQILDRVQAAETIRTADLGAAEGDPIALRDRLVVELLYSCGIRVAELCGTDVDDVDTERRLLRVVGKGDRERAVPYGPPADRALRAWLDGGRPALATPASGPALLLGARGGRLDPRAARRAVNEVTAATPGSPQVSPHALRHSSATHLLEGGADLRHVQELLGHSTPATTQVYTHVSAERLRAAYRGAHPRA; from the coding sequence ATGGGGAACAACGCGGGCGCGAAAGACGGTCGCGGCTCTCTTCCGCCCGCCCTCGAGGTCGTCGTCGACGGCTACGTCACCGATCTCAGGACCGGACGGTCGCGCTCCGAGGCCACCGCGCGGTCGTACCGCTCCGATGTGCGGGCGTTGCTCGCTCACCTCGGATCGGACGGCGACGGACCGGACACCGCGGCCGACCTCGCCGGATCACTCACCCTGCCCGCGCTCAGGGGGTGGCTGGCCGCTCAGGTCGGCGCCGGTGCCGCCCGGTCGACCATCGCCCGGCGCGTGGCCGCGGCCCGGTCCTTCAGCACGTGGGCGTTCCGCAGAGGTGTGCTCCCCACGGACGTGGCGGCCCGGCTGGAGGCGCCGCGGGCGCGGCGTCACCTGCCTCAGATCCTCGATCGAGTCCAGGCCGCCGAGACGATCCGGACCGCCGACCTCGGGGCCGCGGAGGGCGACCCGATCGCCCTGCGGGATCGACTGGTCGTGGAGTTGCTGTACTCGTGTGGCATCCGCGTGGCCGAACTGTGCGGAACGGACGTCGACGATGTGGACACCGAGCGGCGCCTTTTGAGAGTGGTCGGCAAGGGCGACCGGGAGCGCGCGGTCCCCTACGGTCCGCCCGCCGACCGCGCACTGCGCGCCTGGCTCGACGGAGGAAGACCCGCGCTGGCCACCCCCGCCTCCGGTCCAGCGCTGCTCCTGGGAGCACGCGGGGGCCGCCTCGACCCCCGGGCGGCGCGGAGGGCGGTCAACGAGGTCACGGCCGCCACCCCCGGATCCCCGCAGGTCTCACCCCACGCGCTGAGGCACAGCAGCGCGACCCATCTGCTCGAGGGCGGCGCGGACCTCCGCCACGTCCAGGAACTCCTGGGCCACTCGACCCCGGCGACAACCCAGGTGTACACACACGTCTCAGCGGAGCGGCTCCGCGCCGCCTATCGGGGCGCCCACCCGAGGGCCTGA
- a CDS encoding GntR family transcriptional regulator — protein sequence MVRVTESQRVRDALENAVIDGRYRPGDRLDPVRLAEEFGCSRTPIREALQALERSGLVQIRPKQGTFVTHFGVTDLAERFEVMAELEGMAARLAARRIRPESVRSMEDALAECEERAIAADADGYYYANARFHGVIYESCGNEYLTRQSFDLKKVLQPYRRLQLRVPDRMRRSLAEHRAIADAIVGGEQDKAEDAARDHVLVQVREFSELVRIWRTIASN from the coding sequence ATGGTGCGGGTGACCGAGTCCCAGCGGGTACGGGACGCATTGGAGAACGCTGTGATCGACGGCCGATACCGGCCGGGCGACCGCCTCGATCCGGTGCGGTTGGCGGAGGAGTTCGGCTGCTCGCGCACTCCCATCCGAGAGGCGCTGCAGGCGCTCGAGCGGTCGGGTCTGGTGCAGATCAGGCCCAAACAGGGCACGTTCGTCACGCACTTCGGCGTCACCGATCTGGCGGAGCGGTTCGAGGTGATGGCGGAGCTGGAGGGCATGGCGGCCCGCCTCGCGGCCCGGCGGATCCGGCCGGAGTCCGTGCGATCCATGGAGGACGCTCTCGCTGAATGTGAGGAGCGCGCGATCGCGGCGGACGCGGACGGCTACTACTACGCGAACGCGCGTTTTCACGGGGTGATCTACGAATCCTGCGGCAACGAGTACCTCACCCGGCAGTCATTCGATCTGAAGAAGGTGCTGCAGCCCTACAGGCGACTCCAGCTGCGGGTCCCGGACCGGATGCGGCGCTCGCTCGCCGAGCACCGGGCGATCGCCGACGCGATCGTGGGGGGCGAGCAGGACAAGGCGGAGGATGCCGCCCGCGACCACGTCTTGGTCCAGGTCCGGGAGTTCAGCGAGCTCGTGCGCATCTGGCGCACCATCGCCTCGAACTAG
- a CDS encoding malonyl-CoA decarboxylase domain-containing protein, translated as MTPLTRLMDACTELMSDIGEASMRNVGDGLLRAYRELPADRRVEFFTHLVESYGVDPQRVERAYAAWAATGRDTARAAAAEIELVDAVEPRRQKLFRRINHAPGATHALTELRSDLRALLADHPHLRSLDHDLHHLLGSWFNRGFLRMEEVTWDSPGELLDHLIRYEQVHPMAGLDELRRRLQPADRRMYAFFHPATGIRPLIFVEVALTRGVPADIAPILRPGPALSVTEADTAVLYSISNCLDGLAGVSLGSLLIKHVIDEVGDALPHLSTFVTLSPIPGFRRWLDAQDDPHLRGLRHRLAALDLTQEPDRDDTAEVDELRPHVVAAAARYICLVKDDSGRPHDRVARFHLSNGAEAWRLNWPADCSANGITQSYGAMVNYRYEPAELEPRHERFVRHGTVASSDAVTDLLTTHSGSCRPAPPSNERKSHQ; from the coding sequence ATGACCCCACTGACGCGACTCATGGACGCCTGCACCGAGCTCATGAGCGACATCGGAGAGGCGTCGATGCGGAACGTCGGGGACGGCCTGCTGCGGGCCTACCGAGAGCTCCCGGCGGATCGTCGCGTCGAGTTCTTCACTCATCTGGTCGAGAGCTACGGCGTCGACCCGCAGCGTGTCGAGCGGGCGTATGCGGCCTGGGCTGCGACCGGGCGCGACACGGCGCGGGCCGCGGCCGCGGAGATCGAGCTCGTCGACGCCGTCGAACCGCGTCGGCAGAAGCTCTTCCGCAGGATCAATCACGCCCCCGGGGCGACACACGCGCTCACCGAGCTGCGATCGGATCTGCGGGCGCTGCTCGCCGACCATCCGCACCTCCGCTCGCTCGACCACGACCTGCACCACCTGCTCGGTTCGTGGTTCAACCGCGGATTCCTCCGCATGGAGGAGGTCACGTGGGACTCCCCGGGCGAGTTGCTCGATCATCTGATCCGATACGAACAGGTGCACCCGATGGCCGGACTCGACGAGCTGCGCCGCCGCTTGCAGCCGGCCGACCGGCGGATGTACGCGTTCTTCCATCCGGCCACCGGCATTCGGCCGCTGATCTTCGTCGAGGTCGCCCTCACCCGGGGCGTCCCCGCCGACATCGCGCCCATCCTCCGCCCCGGACCCGCCCTCTCCGTGACGGAGGCCGACACCGCGGTGCTCTACTCGATCAGCAACTGCCTCGACGGGCTGGCCGGCGTGTCCCTCGGCAGCCTGCTCATCAAACACGTCATCGATGAGGTCGGCGACGCTCTCCCCCACCTGAGCACCTTCGTGACCCTGTCGCCGATTCCCGGATTCCGGCGCTGGCTCGACGCCCAGGACGATCCCCACCTCCGCGGTCTACGGCATCGCCTCGCCGCCCTCGACCTGACGCAGGAACCGGACCGGGATGACACGGCGGAGGTCGACGAGCTGCGCCCGCACGTGGTGGCCGCCGCGGCGCGGTACATCTGCCTGGTCAAAGACGACAGTGGCCGGCCACATGACCGGGTTGCCCGGTTCCATCTCAGCAACGGTGCCGAGGCCTGGCGGCTCAACTGGCCGGCGGACTGCTCCGCGAACGGGATCACCCAGTCGTACGGAGCGATGGTCAACTACCGCTACGAACCGGCCGAGCTCGAACCCCGGCACGAGAGGTTCGTGCGGCACGGCACCGTCGCCTCGAGTGACGCGGTCACCGACCTCCTCACGACCCACAGCGGGAGTTGCCGGCCGGCACCCCCGTCCAATGAAAGGAAGTCCCACCAGTGA
- a CDS encoding AMP-binding protein, with protein sequence MSTFESVLDSFLGHARRRPDAVLFDLPDGTTLDYGATADIVHRIAARLRADGVEPGDRVAMQVDKSPEAIALYLATLQVGGVFLPLNTAYTGPEVDYFLGDATPRVLVCTPAREAEFRDRVPASTMIETLGTEGDGSLLRSRENHHDVHPADPGSPAAILYTSGTTGRSKGAVLTHGNLASNCDALREYWRYTAEDRLIHALPIFHIHGLFVAANLTLTTGASMHYLPKFDADAIVDLIPRSTVLMGVPTFYTRLAADSRVTPELCAGMRLFVSGSAPLLASDHAAFGQRSGHRILERYGMTETGMNTSNPYEGERRPGTVGLPLPGVEVRITDRETGASLARGEIGGIEVRGPNVFAGYWNMPEKTAAEFCEDGFFRTGDVGRFDDDGYLSIVGRDKDMVISGGFNVYPVEIEELLDAQPAVAESAVIGVPHPDLGETVVAVVVAAPGQTPDESALIGAVADRLARFKQPKAVRVVEALPRNVMGKVQKAELRTRYAGLFTDDGA encoded by the coding sequence GTGAGCACGTTCGAATCGGTTCTGGACTCGTTCCTCGGCCATGCCCGGCGGCGGCCCGACGCCGTCCTGTTCGACCTCCCCGACGGCACCACGCTCGACTACGGCGCCACCGCGGATATCGTGCACCGCATCGCAGCCCGGTTGCGCGCGGACGGCGTCGAGCCCGGCGATCGGGTCGCGATGCAGGTGGACAAGTCGCCCGAGGCGATCGCGCTGTACCTGGCGACCCTGCAGGTGGGCGGGGTCTTTCTGCCCCTCAACACCGCGTACACCGGGCCGGAGGTGGACTACTTCCTCGGTGACGCGACGCCGCGCGTGCTCGTCTGCACGCCCGCTCGCGAGGCGGAGTTCCGCGACCGGGTGCCGGCCTCCACGATGATCGAGACGCTCGGCACCGAGGGCGACGGCAGTCTTCTCCGGTCTCGGGAGAACCACCACGACGTCCATCCGGCGGACCCCGGCTCCCCGGCCGCGATCCTGTACACCTCGGGTACCACCGGCCGGTCCAAGGGTGCGGTGCTCACCCACGGCAACCTGGCGTCGAACTGCGACGCTCTCCGCGAGTACTGGCGGTACACGGCCGAGGACCGGTTGATCCACGCGCTCCCGATCTTCCACATCCACGGACTCTTCGTCGCCGCGAATCTGACCCTCACCACCGGCGCGAGCATGCACTACCTGCCCAAGTTCGACGCGGACGCCATCGTCGACCTGATCCCGCGGTCGACGGTGCTGATGGGGGTGCCCACGTTCTATACGAGACTCGCCGCGGACTCCCGGGTCACCCCCGAGCTCTGCGCGGGGATGCGACTCTTCGTCTCCGGATCCGCTCCCCTCCTCGCCTCTGACCACGCGGCGTTCGGGCAACGCTCCGGCCACCGGATCCTGGAGCGCTACGGCATGACCGAGACGGGCATGAACACCTCCAACCCGTACGAGGGCGAGCGACGGCCGGGCACCGTGGGCCTGCCCCTGCCCGGGGTCGAGGTCCGGATCACCGACAGGGAGACCGGGGCCTCGCTCGCCAGAGGTGAGATCGGTGGGATCGAGGTGCGTGGGCCCAACGTGTTCGCCGGGTACTGGAACATGCCGGAGAAGACGGCGGCCGAGTTCTGCGAGGACGGCTTCTTCCGTACCGGTGACGTGGGCAGGTTCGACGACGACGGCTATCTCAGCATCGTCGGCCGCGACAAGGACATGGTCATCTCGGGCGGGTTCAACGTGTACCCGGTCGAGATCGAGGAACTTCTCGACGCGCAGCCCGCCGTCGCAGAGTCCGCGGTGATCGGGGTCCCCCACCCCGATCTGGGCGAGACCGTCGTCGCGGTGGTGGTCGCCGCGCCGGGGCAGACGCCCGACGAATCCGCCCTGATCGGGGCCGTCGCGGATCGCCTGGCGCGATTCAAGCAGCCCAAGGCCGTCCGCGTCGTCGAGGCATTGCCTCGAAACGTGATGGGCAAGGTCCAGAAGGCCGAACTGCGCACGCGGTACGCCGGCCTGTTCACCGACGACGGCGCCTGA
- the madL gene encoding malonate transporter subunit MadL yields the protein MVIYGVAILAGCTLAGAAIGQLLGELLGVDANVGGVGFGMLLLIVITDVMRRKGRLPQPSERGVLFWSAMYIPVVVAMASVQNVSAAVSGGAAAVAAGLAAMLVGAALVPVISRIGPPSAPLPPLADPDSAAQEI from the coding sequence ATGGTCATCTACGGAGTGGCGATTCTCGCGGGGTGCACCCTCGCGGGCGCCGCGATCGGACAGTTACTCGGCGAGCTTCTCGGCGTGGACGCGAACGTCGGCGGAGTCGGCTTCGGCATGCTGCTGCTCATCGTCATCACCGACGTGATGCGGCGAAAGGGGCGGCTCCCACAGCCATCCGAACGGGGCGTCCTGTTCTGGAGCGCGATGTACATCCCCGTGGTCGTCGCGATGGCCTCGGTGCAGAACGTCTCCGCGGCGGTCTCCGGAGGCGCCGCGGCGGTCGCGGCCGGGCTCGCCGCGATGCTCGTTGGCGCGGCCCTCGTGCCGGTGATCTCCAGAATCGGACCGCCTTCCGCACCCCTGCCACCACTGGCCGATCCCGACTCGGCAGCTCAGGAGATCTGA
- the madM gene encoding malonate transporter subunit MadM translates to MDTVIDVLESNGLLFAFTLVGVTILISGWLSRKLTRGMLHGSAIAIIVGLALAYWAGQHTGGEKGVADIALFAGLGLMGGAMIRDFAIVSTAFGVDLREIRKAGLAGVIALVAGVWVSFFVGAALAWGFGYTDPESLATIGAGAATYIVGPVTGTAVGASSEVIALSVAAGLIKAVLVMVATPLIAPLIRLNNAKSAMVYGGMMGTTSGVAGGLAATDERLVPYGAMTATFYTGLGCLMGPSLFYLALQAIL, encoded by the coding sequence ATGGACACCGTCATCGACGTTCTGGAGTCCAACGGCTTGTTGTTCGCGTTCACCCTGGTCGGTGTGACGATCCTGATATCCGGCTGGCTCTCGAGAAAACTCACCCGGGGCATGCTGCACGGTTCGGCGATCGCGATCATCGTCGGTCTCGCTCTGGCCTACTGGGCCGGGCAACACACGGGTGGTGAGAAAGGGGTGGCGGACATCGCCCTCTTCGCCGGGCTCGGACTCATGGGTGGCGCGATGATCCGCGATTTCGCCATCGTCTCCACCGCGTTCGGGGTGGACCTGCGGGAGATCCGGAAAGCGGGGCTCGCGGGAGTGATCGCGCTCGTCGCCGGCGTGTGGGTGTCGTTCTTCGTGGGCGCCGCGCTGGCCTGGGGCTTCGGCTACACCGACCCTGAGTCACTCGCGACCATCGGAGCCGGCGCCGCGACGTACATCGTGGGGCCGGTCACCGGAACGGCGGTGGGTGCCTCCTCCGAGGTCATCGCACTCTCGGTCGCCGCAGGACTCATCAAGGCGGTCCTGGTGATGGTCGCCACCCCGCTTATCGCGCCGCTGATCCGGCTCAACAACGCCAAATCGGCGATGGTGTACGGCGGGATGATGGGGACCACCTCAGGCGTGGCGGGAGGTCTCGCGGCCACCGACGAGCGGCTGGTGCCCTACGGCGCCATGACCGCCACGTTCTACACCGGACTCGGCTGCCTCATGGGACCGTCGCTGTTCTACCTCGCACTGCAGGCGATCCTGTAA
- the dprA gene encoding DNA-processing protein DprA has protein sequence MVGGDDTVVTPEVRRAYAYLGAVTERPTAELWDLVDRVGPVEAGDRIRSGRVPARLAEQSESRRDRVDGAALIEAADEVGARLVVPGDPGWPAQALEPLDRPRWLRAGGRGGVATALRPLGLWWRGAADPARTLGRSVAVVGTRAPTSYGRAVTADLASGVCAEGFTVVSGGAFGIDAAAHRAVLGAGGSTIAVLAGGVDRLYPRGNDGMLRAVAESGAVVSAQAPGTGLTRYRFLDRNRLIAALGRATVVVEAAARSGALSTAAWAAALDRPVGVVPGPVTSVASVGCHLLARDRGAVLVTRTADVVELAGDMGETAEPPSGHASTWDGLDDVTRRVLEALPITGGAAPAEIAASAGTPLIVTRTVLGRLLSAGAVSRGPEGWRRSGDGGVQLTIPVA, from the coding sequence ATGGTCGGTGGGGACGACACGGTGGTGACACCGGAGGTTCGGAGGGCGTACGCGTACCTGGGGGCGGTCACCGAACGCCCGACGGCGGAACTGTGGGATCTGGTGGACCGGGTCGGGCCGGTGGAGGCCGGCGACCGCATCCGGTCCGGCCGGGTGCCGGCCAGGCTGGCGGAGCAGTCGGAGTCGCGCCGTGACCGGGTGGACGGCGCGGCGCTTATCGAGGCCGCCGACGAGGTCGGCGCGCGCCTGGTGGTCCCCGGGGACCCGGGGTGGCCCGCGCAGGCCCTCGAACCGTTGGACCGGCCGAGGTGGCTGCGGGCCGGGGGCCGGGGCGGGGTGGCCACCGCGCTGCGCCCCCTGGGCCTGTGGTGGCGGGGTGCCGCGGATCCCGCGCGGACGCTCGGGAGATCCGTCGCCGTGGTGGGTACCCGCGCCCCCACCTCGTACGGAAGGGCGGTGACCGCCGACCTCGCGTCCGGCGTCTGCGCGGAGGGGTTCACGGTGGTCTCCGGCGGCGCGTTCGGGATCGACGCGGCGGCCCATCGTGCGGTCCTCGGTGCGGGCGGGAGCACGATCGCGGTCCTCGCCGGGGGAGTGGACCGTCTCTATCCCCGCGGCAACGACGGGATGCTGCGGGCGGTCGCGGAGTCCGGGGCGGTGGTCTCGGCGCAGGCTCCGGGAACCGGGTTGACCCGGTACCGGTTCCTCGACCGGAACAGGCTCATCGCGGCCCTGGGCAGGGCGACGGTGGTGGTCGAGGCGGCCGCCCGCAGCGGTGCGCTGAGCACCGCCGCGTGGGCCGCTGCCCTGGACCGACCTGTGGGCGTGGTTCCGGGCCCGGTCACCTCGGTCGCGTCGGTGGGATGCCATCTGCTCGCGCGGGACAGGGGAGCGGTGCTGGTCACCAGGACCGCAGACGTGGTCGAGCTGGCCGGCGACATGGGGGAGACCGCCGAACCGCCCTCCGGGCATGCGAGCACCTGGGACGGGTTGGATGACGTGACCAGGCGGGTCCTGGAGGCGCTGCCGATCACGGGTGGGGCGGCACCGGCCGAGATCGCCGCGTCGGCCGGGACTCCGCTGATCGTCACCAGGACGGTTCTCGGCCGGTTGTTGTCCGCGGGCGCCGTGTCCCGTGGCCCCGAAGGGTGGCGCAGATCCGGGGACGGCGGCGTCCAGCTGACGATCCCGGTGGCGTGA